A window of the Cicer arietinum cultivar CDC Frontier isolate Library 1 chromosome 6, Cicar.CDCFrontier_v2.0, whole genome shotgun sequence genome harbors these coding sequences:
- the LOC101498634 gene encoding uncharacterized protein isoform X2, with translation MGGGAHALKRIPRIKFPNRHHKSSGSTSETHVSPSTSGGSLSFFSSSKASTTTTLGGKASLQPKRTPVTNEEIEAVLLGGCF, from the exons ATGGGTGGAGGTGCTCACGCTTTGAAGAGAATCCCTCGCATCAAGTTCCCCAACAGGCACCATAAATCCTCTG GTTCTACCTCTGAGACTCATGTTTCGCCGTCAACAAGCGGTGGTAGTTTATCATTCTTTTCAAGTTCAAAAGCTTCAACAACGACTACATTAGGAGGAAAGGCCTCTCTTCAGCCCAAAAGAACTCCAGTGACCAACGAAGAGATTGAGGCAGTTTTG TTGGGTGGCTGCTTCTAA
- the LOC101499499 gene encoding uncharacterized protein, with amino-acid sequence MVAKPIITELVALTEKKMDMTLDDIIKMSKNPKPRKQTRVSNKSKTFTNTLAQDKTFKVGRYMDSRSSLRQGVLAKRRSNFQGNQFPLATEAARKAVAAPLHYGVSNQNKMAKWNKTRFHTPVNQRRAASGGFTAKPLPPYLQQHQHHHQKQEDVNIKTKQRPQTLDSLFANLREQRMKVFSRQNNSVQHNGAGSRRPQWGRGRFGN; translated from the exons ATGGTAGCTAAACCAATTATCACCGAGCTTGTTGCTCTTACAGAGAAGAAGATGGACATGACTCTAG ATGATATAATCAAAATGTCTAAAAACCCAAAACCTAGGAAGCAAACAAGGGTTTCG AACAAGAGCAAAACGTTTACAAACACTCTTGCACAAGATAAGACTTTTAAGGTGGGACGTTATATGGACTCGAGATCTTCTCTTAGACAA GGAGTTCTTGCAAAAAGAAGGTCGAATTTCCAAGGAAACCAATTTCCCCTTGCTACTGAGGCTGCACGAAAAGCTGTTGCAGCTCCTCTTCACTATGGAGTTTCTAATCAAAATAAGATGGCTAAATGGAATAAAACAAG GTTCCACACCCCTGTGAATCAGAGAAGGGCCGCTAGTGGAGGTTTTACTGCTAAG CCACTGCCTCCCTATCTGCAGCAACATCAGCATCATCATCAGAAGCAGGAGGATGTCAATATAAAGACTAAGCAAAGGCCACAGACACTGGATTCACTGTTTGCAAACCTGAGGGAGCAAAGAATGAAAGTTTTTTCAAGGCAGAACAATTCTGTGCAGCACAATGGAGCTGGTAGCCGGAGGCCACAATGGGGAAGAGGTCGATTTGGCAACTGA
- the LOC101499802 gene encoding uncharacterized protein isoform X2, with amino-acid sequence MDDCPAKLKIIPDHFQIPTTSTIESTSTTQQPGTTDHSLRSSLHLWTRRKFTANFMLNLFTLRRLSWRSGTRGQEKVELTAAEVESLRQELADLEEREAHLKAQLEHIDEVLRSARLSGYLHIRTRWEALPGEPSPIDDTEVDDWLPRFVVLHGACIFLYLLCTDISPQDSTLLSDIVEVERLPCFTREGDDIHYAFYILTRHGFRYECSSNSMMQVDSWLSALQSYSKLEPDSKSASRAARSLLSASFHSHFNCFDKFFIIFTEGRAVAAAAAVSSITKLPLFASNYGRTGSGNGSTASWISGALALPAAAYMLQDQEVHAAELERTFIAIKPDGVQRGLISEIISRFERKGYKLVGIKVLTPTKEFAAQHYHDLKERPFFNGLCDFLSSGPVVAMVWEGQGVITYGRKLIGATDPQKSEPGTIRGDLAVVVGRNIIHGSDGPETAKDEIKLWFKPEELVSFTSNSEKWIYGDN; translated from the exons ATGGATGATTGTCctgcaaaattaaaaattatccctgatcattttcaaattccaacaaCATCAACTATAGAATCTACTAGTACTACTCAACAACCTGGAACTACTGATCATTCTTTAAG GTCCTCGCTCCACCTGTGGACTCGAAGAAAATTTACGGCAAATTTCATGTTGAACTTGTTTACTCTACGAAGACTGTCATGGAGGTCCGGTACCAGAGGTCAGGAAAAG GTTGAGCTTACAGCTGCAGAAGTAGAATCACTTCGACAAGAGCTTGCTGATTTAGAGGAGAGGGAAGCTCATTTGAAAGCTCA GTTGGAACATATTGATGAAGTTCTGCGGTCGGCTCGTTTATCTGGCTATTTACACATTAGAACT AGATGGGAAGCACTTCCGGGAGAACCCTCACCTATAGATGATACTGAAGTAGATGACTGGCTTCCCCGCTTTGTCGTTCTCCATGGTGCATGTATATTCTTATATTTGTTGTGTACAG ATATAAGTCCTCAGGACTCAACCCTTCTATCTGATATTGTTGAAGTAGAGAGATTGCCGTGTTTTACGCGTGAAGGTGATGATATTCACTACgccttttatattttaactcgCCATGGGTTTCGCTACGAGTGCTCAAGCAATTCTATGATGCAG GTGGACTCTTGGTTATCAGCTTTACAAAGTTACAGCAAATTAGAACCTGATA GCAAATCCGCTTCCAGAGCCGCGAGGTCCCTTCTCTCCGCTTCTTTTCACTCTC attttaattgttttgataAGTTCTTCATTATTTTCACAGAAGGACGCGCCGTTGCGGCTGCTGCAGCAGTCTCATCTATCACAAAACTTCCATTGTTTGCTTCAAATTACGGAAGAACCGGTTCTGGAAATGGATCCACCGCTTCCTGGATTTCGGGAGCTCTCGCTCTTCCCGCTGCAG CTTACATGCTCCAAGATCAGGAGGTGCATGCTGCTGAG CTGGAACGCACTTTCATTGCCATTAAGCCTGATGGAGTGCAGAGAGGATTG ATTTCAGAGATTATATCCCGTTTTGAGAGGAAAGGGTACAAGCTTGTTGGAATCAAAGTATTGACTCCTACAAAGGAATTTGCCGCACAGCACTATCACGACCTGAAAGAAAGACCCTTCTTCAATGGATTGTGTGACTTCCTAAGCTCTGGCCCTGTTGTTGCAATG GTGTGGGAAGGACAAGGGGTTATTACCTATGGCCGGAAACTAATTGGAGCCACAGATCCACAGAAATCTGAGCCTGGAACCATTAGAGGCGATCTGGCTGTTGTTGTTGGAAG AAATATAATCCATGGGAGCGATGGACCAGAGACTGCAAAGGATGAGATTAAGTTGTGGTTTAAGCCAGAGGAATTGGTTAGTTTCACAAGCAATTCAGAGAAGTGGATTTATGGTGACAACTGA
- the LOC101498634 gene encoding uncharacterized protein isoform X1, with protein MFLCRPPQSYGSSSATGCVLCSILKSQFCFVLFEVSTTMGGGAHALKRIPRIKFPNRHHKSSGSTSETHVSPSTSGGSLSFFSSSKASTTTTLGGKASLQPKRTPVTNEEIEAVLLGGCF; from the exons ATGTTTTTATGTCGGCCACCCCAAAGTTATGGGTCAAGCTCCGCCACTGGGTGTGTGTTGTGTTCGATACTGAAATCGCAGTTTTGTTTTGTCTTGTTTGAAGTTTCAACAACGATGGGTGGAGGTGCTCACGCTTTGAAGAGAATCCCTCGCATCAAGTTCCCCAACAGGCACCATAAATCCTCTG GTTCTACCTCTGAGACTCATGTTTCGCCGTCAACAAGCGGTGGTAGTTTATCATTCTTTTCAAGTTCAAAAGCTTCAACAACGACTACATTAGGAGGAAAGGCCTCTCTTCAGCCCAAAAGAACTCCAGTGACCAACGAAGAGATTGAGGCAGTTTTG TTGGGTGGCTGCTTCTAA
- the LOC101499802 gene encoding nucleoside diphosphate kinase III, chloroplastic/mitochondrial-like isoform X1: MASHLCKSASRAARSLLSASFHSQGRAVAAAAAVSSITKLPLFASNYGRTGSGNGSTASWISGALALPAAAYMLQDQEVHAAELERTFIAIKPDGVQRGLISEIISRFERKGYKLVGIKVLTPTKEFAAQHYHDLKERPFFNGLCDFLSSGPVVAMVWEGQGVITYGRKLIGATDPQKSEPGTIRGDLAVVVGRNIIHGSDGPETAKDEIKLWFKPEELVSFTSNSEKWIYGDN, encoded by the exons ATGGCCTCACATCTCTGCAAATCCGCTTCCAGAGCCGCGAGGTCCCTTCTCTCCGCTTCTTTTCACTCTC AAGGACGCGCCGTTGCGGCTGCTGCAGCAGTCTCATCTATCACAAAACTTCCATTGTTTGCTTCAAATTACGGAAGAACCGGTTCTGGAAATGGATCCACCGCTTCCTGGATTTCGGGAGCTCTCGCTCTTCCCGCTGCAG CTTACATGCTCCAAGATCAGGAGGTGCATGCTGCTGAG CTGGAACGCACTTTCATTGCCATTAAGCCTGATGGAGTGCAGAGAGGATTG ATTTCAGAGATTATATCCCGTTTTGAGAGGAAAGGGTACAAGCTTGTTGGAATCAAAGTATTGACTCCTACAAAGGAATTTGCCGCACAGCACTATCACGACCTGAAAGAAAGACCCTTCTTCAATGGATTGTGTGACTTCCTAAGCTCTGGCCCTGTTGTTGCAATG GTGTGGGAAGGACAAGGGGTTATTACCTATGGCCGGAAACTAATTGGAGCCACAGATCCACAGAAATCTGAGCCTGGAACCATTAGAGGCGATCTGGCTGTTGTTGTTGGAAG AAATATAATCCATGGGAGCGATGGACCAGAGACTGCAAAGGATGAGATTAAGTTGTGGTTTAAGCCAGAGGAATTGGTTAGTTTCACAAGCAATTCAGAGAAGTGGATTTATGGTGACAACTGA
- the LOC101508778 gene encoding uncharacterized protein, whose amino-acid sequence NRSFVLSCLKFQQPGGGAHALKRIPRIKFPNRHHKSSGSTSETHVSPSTSGGSLSFFSSSKASTTTTLGGKASLQPKRTPVTNEEIEAVLLGGCF is encoded by the exons AATCGCAGTTTTGTTTTGTCTTGTTTGAAGTTTCAACAACCGGGTGGAGGTGCTCACGCTTTGAAGAGAATCCCTCGCATCAAGTTCCCCAACAGGCACCATAAATCCTCTG GTTCTACCTCTGAGACTCATGTTTCGCCGTCAACAAGCGGTGGTAGTTTATCATTCTTTTCAAGTTCAAAAGCTTCAACAACGACTACATTAGGAGGAAAGGCCTCTCTTCAGCCCAAAAGAACTCCAGTGACCAACGAAGAGATTGAGGCAGTTTTG TTGGGTGGCTGCTTCTAA